TGCTAGAATATAGAGAGTTGGATAATTCCATATTATTAATACACcgtatttaatataataataattattatcagtattattaaaatattttaggttgatttatttttaaactatgtatttttaaaataaaactcaaACTGAAAATATTCTTTGCGTATGTGCTTTGAGTATAGGGTTTGGAGTGGGGGCACGTAATTGCGCATCTTACGTAAATTTTACAAGTAAAATACATTGCCACCTATATGAAATAGTTTGGTAgataatctaaataaattaaatttgtattttgattgatgtatttgaagttaaaaatttcaaatccataataataattttacttGTATTAAGATAATTACAAAAACTTATATGAAATGGTCTCATAGGTCAATTGTGTGAAATTTATATCTGACACAACatgatccatgaaaaaatattattttccacGACATGTATGGATCGGGTCGATCTGTCTCACAAGAAAACTacttttggataaatcaattCCCAACTATTTATTTTTGGAGACATTATAGTGGATTTCGAATACATCTTAGTATAGATCTTATTTCAaacttttcattcaaatattcGATAAAATTCAGATCTTTCTatccaaatataatataatatttgaaaactccATCAAGCAGGGAAAAAAATCTAATTAATAATCTGCCAATCAAATTTCTACTTTTTCGAGATTAAATTTATGGTTGAGTGCAAActtgtttaataattaataattcaaatataaataaattaaatatatatcaatcttctgacatttaaaaatttgtaaAGTATATATGAACTACCAAAAAAAATATCGAAGTCTATAAAAGAagctagatttttttttttaatcgatgAATAAATTTATAGATAAAAAAGTCTATATAAATACAATGCACATACTTAGAggcaaggttctaaaaagcatGAAGCGCCCCGAAGCACGGATGTTGAGCTCCAAACTTTTCTAACTTAAGCGAGATTTGCACgagcttaagcgtgaaaaaatattttttatctttagtgtaattgtaattatctcaaacaaataaataaataaaataatacataaatatgataaatttaagtatgattcattaattctcatatttataaaagcaaaaaaaatcacaaaattacaatctttatttgtttttgcaactagacgacattaaaaaatgttaaatatttatcCAATCATTgtcagacacgcttaatcataattaaaatttaaatataaacatctaaattataaacttaatttattattttaaaataaaaagacatactttcaaaataaaaaaaatttaaaaataaacatatgcGAGTAATTGTACTTAAATATGCTTGATTAAATActttaattatgcttaattcGGTCAAACTGTTTTTTTCCGCTTTTCTTCGAAGCGTAGCGTTTTTATCGAGCTTCAAATTTAAGCGCGCTTAAGCGAAATTTAAGCCAATTTTTTAGAATACAGTTTGACCGCTTTTCTCCGAAGCAAGACGTTTTTATCGAGCTTCAAACTTAAGCGTGTTTAAGCAGAATTTAAGCTAgttttttagaacactgctTAGGAGAGAACAAAACTTGCAACTATGTGTACGCCAAGCTCAGGGAAATTCCAAGGAGGACAATTCGGGAAGAATCGTACCACTCGGGAATTGTGTTCTGATGGGCCTCGATGAACCCGGATGCTTCTTTTGGGCCAGAACCGATGGGCTGGACTTTGAGAAACCAATGGATGCCCTGGGCCTAGCCTCTATTGGTGGTGGGCTGAATCAACCAAGTAAAGGGAGGATTATTTGAGTCCCTAAAAGTACGAAATTATTCTATGTGCTTCTCAGGTTCGTCTtaattgtatatttttatatctTCATTGtgtaataaatcatatataaaacGAAAATCCCAACATAATTTTACAATaacaatattaataaataaacacgaaagatttaattaattacaatgtGTGCACATATCGTGAAtgagtaaattcaaaatttttaaaaaaaaattatttatgtgaACAATAATAAGAAGAATAAGTTGTTGAGGTATTGAAAAACGCATTAGATATTCAAAAGTTCACCTAAAAACACAccttcataaatcatataataatcAGTTGTTTGTATTTAATAAAGGCAAGTAAAGTTCTACGTCTCGACTATTGCGCTCTTGCAACGGCCTGGCGTTTTCCTCCGCATGCTGTCAATAAAACAAATAACAGTCAGATCCACTTCACTATATTACAACATACCAAAATTTGTATGAGAcaatctcacgagtcgtattttataagacggatctcttatttgaatcatcaatgaaaaaatattactttttatgctaagaatattacattttattgtgaatctcgttaggattgactcgtctcacatataaatattCGTGGGACCGtttcataagagacctactcattacAAAAAACAAATACTAATATACATACACGGAAGGTGCTTGAGATCATGAAGTTATTTTATTGGGTTGATCCGTTCGAGTTATATTAAAGATAGTTGATATGATGACACATGTTTTATCACATTAACATTATCAACATTAATATTAACTATATGTTGAGATATAAATCGCATGATCGAGGTATTACCCTAAAGatcattttgaaaaaaaaatattttatttttttataccttaatttttaataaaatagtaagaAATATATTAATGTGGCGTTTATATTTGAAAACTCACATCATGCACAGCATCTCTAAGCAACTTCACTTGATCCCTTGAAACAGTCTTCACCTGAAATTTAATTACATTCATAACCatttatgtttctttttctcattttcataaaataaagttttattaaaactNTGATCCAATATATCTGAAATACCTTTTACTCTGTGTATTAATATCGTTTGGATCAATTGTACCTAAGTCCTTCGTTGCATTCCTCTTATCCGTCATCGAGGATATATCTGTCATTAactgtaaatatttttttaaaaaaaatatgaaactatatatatatgatgaatcatttgaatattattattattactgtaATTACCCTGGAGATAAATTGATCGGCTCTGCCAATCTTGTACAAGACACCAACAACAGCAATCTTATAATTTCCAACGTTTGGGTTTGTGTTTAGGTGTACCAAGTGCAACTCCATGTCATAACTGTCGGAAAATTTAGCGATTAAACTCTTTCTTATTTGACTAAATATTATGTACATTGCGTACTCGATCGGTATTTAAACATCGTTCTGTACGAGGGAATACGTTACCTTCTACCGTTGACGGTGTGTTCGGAGGGAGAATGCCAGTGGGCATATCGGAGACGATAGTCGTCCCCGTTAATCGACGTCCATCCACCATCACCAATCCATTCAATCTGCGATCAAACAATTATGATTTGACAATATTATTGTGTGTATATTATGTACGTATCATGAAATTTGagtattaaaaaattatgattaatgAAGCTTACTTGTACATCATGACCTCTATTCTTGATTATTGCATGTGCGGCCTTGTAATTCTTCTTCTCtggttttaaaattatttgaaccCTTTCACTCGACAAGTCTATCGGAGATTGCATGGTTCCATTGCTGCATGCATCCCATTCTTGCTTGATTTGTCCCCATTTCCTTGGACCCTTTTCGCCATGTTTTGAGTAATCGAACTCTCGTTCATCATCTAATTAGTTTCCAAATGATCATATGTTCGTTCTTTGGctttaaaatcattatttattacCAACGAAACTTCATAGAGAAATAaccaacaaaataaataaaagtttgtTGATCACATACCTACTTCTTGAGCATTGACAGATTTTGCTCCAAACAGAATTAAGAACACGAGAACATTGCAGTAGATGGCCTTCATTTTGCTCTATTTCTCGATTATGAtctcataatatatatatatatatatatatataatcaaaaccaCAGCTTTATCTATATAATAATGGAACTTTCCTGCAAGTTTCTTGATTGGTGGGTTCACGGGTCCCGTGTGAACAtgaagttaattaattttttaaaagatataaCGATTTTagcaattattatattataactgGCAGATTGCAAGCAACTGGACAAATCTTAAGCACCAAATGCGAGGACGAATATTATTTGAATTCAATATTTGAAGTGTAGGTGAGAAAAAATAAGgattaaaaatctcaaaattttatcAATTTTCTGAGGAAACAAAttaatgtatattttaaactatattttaaagaatatatgtaaagataaattaaaatattaataataaaaaagccAATGACGAGACAAtcaagccaaaaaaaaaatttaatcgcCTATTGAAAATACGAGTATTTTATGTAAGTAGGcgagtaatttttttatttttattttttctttattctttttcctttttcctgcCTACCTCCATGACTGACGTCCACGAACAATGATTAACTAAacaacaataaattaaataataattattgatattttgtcaaaattataatattacgctttgatacaaaataataataataaataaataaagtgtcAGCCTCGCATCGCCTTCTTGCGGGCTCCCTCCCTCTCCAACACAATACGACAACAACCTAGGAGAGAACACATTAACAATTTGGCCATGAAGTGGAATCAATCTTGTGAAGTTCATCATAAATAAAGGAAATAAGCGTCAAATTAGTTCCATAATTTGTCGTTACTTTTATTTGTAAAAGTGTAAATTTTGGTTatctaattttgtttttattggaTTTTTAGGAGTTTATGTGACAtctaaaaatactaatttggTAACGAGAAATATTGATATCACACTGAATAATTATTAACGTGCCAACAATCAAGTGTAATAAGAtcgaaatcaataaaaaaaaaaaaaaaaaaaaaaatNGTTAGATGACAAATTAACGGTTGAGTTTAAGCTAACCTAAGTTAAGGCTACTATATTGACTATTGATCAAATTATTCGTGTTTTGTCATATTAGTTCTATCAACTTTAATATTACTCATTTGTTGAGATATAAACAATTGGatacacaaataaaaaaaaaatcattcacGACGAAAATTCAACATTAACAAGTTAAATCATGAAAATagaaagacaaaaatttgtatgagacggtctcacgggtcgtattttgtgagacggatatcttattttgctcgtctcacagataaagattcgtgagaccgtctcacaagagacttgcTCAAATAGAAAACATTACAACCGCGacataaaatgattattttccCACAAATAAAATCAACAAATCCTGCAATGGATTTTATTAGAAAGATGTAAGTGGTAGCAAACAAGAAAGTCGtagattaaaatttgaaaaaaaaaaagaagatataaTTATATTTCCAGGAATATAAATCCTTCTATTAACATTCTcgtaaaaaaattctaattttacTCCAGAAAACCACTTTCAATTACATCCTGAAaatgattattataaatatattactttGCTTATAATATATTGTATCAATTAAAGTAATCTTTGTTCTTTAAATGAGATAAAcagatttattttatattaaaaatacataaatgGATATGGGTTCATGTGGGAGCAAAAATTTTctcattaaatttataaaaatctagATTAAATATCTCTACTTTTAAACCCTATAAAactctttaaaaatcattaattttctCACATTGGAAAAGATCGGACTAAATAGAGGAGAGGTGTAGGCTTGAACTTTGAATCCATTTTAAAGCAAATACACCCCCCTCCCCAAAGTGTGGGCTTGAACTTTGAATTCTCTGATATGGAGTTGAGGTCCAGCCCATATCAGTCTATAGCCCACTTAGCATAGGCCCAATACGAAATTCGGTgttatctattctattttattaaagttgaggaaaTGATAGTAAATACCTAGGAAGGACGccaattttttcttccaactttacccttatataataataatattacacttttgttttttgttttaaatttcaacacacacttttatttttatttttttattttgacaattcaaatatcaatttagtccatgcataatttatcacattgcactttagtccatcaataatgaaaaaaaagatttatacacacgcatcgcgtgtagAGTAACTAGTGAAAAGGAATGTCTAACAAAGctccttttaaaattttaaaatatagaaaaaCCTCATTATTTTTGTAGATGAACTACTTATTAACGattatgaatttgatttttctactattttttatcaatattttctcTGACGAATGTATCACATATGATTCACACAATATAATTTACCATATTACATTGATTTTCATTTGGGTTTCATCATCTCAAAAAAAAGTATAAATTGTCTAAAATCCCACCATAATTATTaaacacaaaaacttatgtgagacagtctcacggatcgtattttgtgagacatatctattatttgggtcatccatgaaaaaatattacgttttatgctaaaagtattactttttattataaatataggtagggttgatccgtctcacagataaagattcgtgatataGTCTCATAATAtatctatttataattaaaaggTTCAATAATGAGGACCCTACGTTTTGAATTACAGTCAAAAAAAATGGACCCATGTTCTGCACAAATTCAGGCTTCCACCACTAAttctttttttgtttcattttctgaaaaattcatATTCGAAAATCGAGGACGTTGAAAACGTATACGATAAAGCGATCTGTCTAAGAAAATGTGTAGCCAATTTCAAAGATACACGCcccactctttttttttaatgtctaAACTCATAACCATTGGGAGCGAAAGGATCTTCTTTGTGGTAAAATATGAATCTTTCGGCGATGATTGATGTAatatataatgaaataaagtataaatgaaatcaaatttgaaatgaaataagAATATAAATGGAATATCAtgtctaattttattttaatgattgatatcagaaaattgaaacagagatgtgatgaaatatttttaattattaaaaaatttcttaattaaaattttcatccaaaaGGGATGGAATGAGTATTTTCATGAACATGAGAATTATCACATTGGAATGATCATTCATATCTAATGTCATATCAAACACGAGTATAAAAAATGAGTATAAATGTTCATTTCATGTTTacttcattcttttatttcaaacATGCAGTTAGATCATCTAAATAAACAATAGATCATTATCATAGCGGTATGTTGAATCCAAATATCTTAGTCTATGTTACACCGAGAGCGTTTCTTTCCCTATTCTATCATCCTAATAAGAGGAAAATTCTGCAGTAATAtctattggaaaaaaaatattttagataatTTATGTATCTAGTTTATcgattttgataattaatttatgatgtattatttttaaaagccTTGAAACGACTGAGTGATAATACTATCAAGAAAATATAAgggaaataaataatttaataagtcGTTGAACTGTTAAAAAGTATGAAATATCCAAAACGTAGTAAAGTGAAGTGATAAAAAAGAAAAGTATCGCACTTTTTACTACTTTTGTGgaatatcaattttctttttctcgCAAAAACGTCATAATccagaaattattttatttcttatttgacATTATCTAACCAAATGATACATGTAACACAAGAATTCGTAAGAAACTATTTTAAGGTCAATTTTATAAAACGAATATTGTTCGGATTAAGTGTATCTCACTAGGCTAAGAATTATAGCAGTTAGTTAAGGTGcaactttatttctttatattgGTGACAGCGCAGAATGCATCTACTTGGGTGCTAATGGGTTGGACTGTTAGGCCAACGAGTCTGAGGAGGTGCGTGTCTATCTGCTGGTGCTGTCTCATATTCTttagagatcagtcttaccATTTTTCCTATCGTCGGTCTGTCTCCAGCAGAGATAgtattacccgttaagatctGGTGTCACTCTTTTACGGCTCACTTAACCAACAAGATCAAACGACGCAACGTCAGCAGTTTGACGCATGAgaacttctcaggaggtcagTAATCCTAGCACTATTCTCACTCATACATGTTTTACCTAACAAATATCTTATATGATTttacttataaaaaatattaaaatgagaCATGCAATAGTTTCTTAACTAGCAATTTTTATCTCATACGTGATATCATGATCTATATTTGTAAAAAAGATCGGGTTCGATCTATAtctagaataaaaaataatgtttttggcTCATAGTAtttgttatttaaatattttttttcaaaatttcatgatataatattatcagaaaattaaatatttgaaattatatttttaaaaacggCCAGATTAATAAATTAAACCTTAATTTTGGGCCGCATTAACCCTGCAAGTGGAGCTAATCACGGAATCGAAAGACGAAAAAGAGTGTCAGAAACAAAATTGCTTTACTCCCATTGTATTGACTAACATTATTGAAAAGCAAGTGAGTCGATTCCCCTTAGGCAGAGCACAGCCATCATTCATATGTTGCAACATGCAATGATGAATccagatacttatatatatatacattatcAATTAATATTAGGGCCCTTTTATACCTCAATATCAAcgttttatcaaaatattttaaactgaaCCAAACCATACAGCTCAATTACGGTTCAAATTATGGACATCACTTATCatatcaacaaaaatatatactaATACACATACACATGAAGTGAAAAAGACCTagttatttgaaaagaaaaaaaaattcccgTTAAAGTTTAACTTTTTTGGCTTGCTTGTTCTACTCGCTTTCACCTGCAATGTTTGCTTAgtcatgttcatatttacaataataagtaatatttttgacattaaatgtaatttttttcatgagtgaTCCAAATTATATATCGATATCAAGATTATCTTACATTTGTTTTTGTGTTCGGGTAGGTTTATAATATaagaagggaaaaaaataatttgtccTAAAAATGGACCAAGTTTggtatctttttcttcttctgttGTGCTGATGATACGACATCATATACTgttatcttaaaataaaatatttcacatCAGATAGTCCACATTGGGCCTATGAGAACTAAGTGCAGATAAATTAACTGTTACCAACGACATTAACCTGACAAAAGAGTGTAGAATGCAACTACAAATATCCTGCCCAGTTAATATATCTACTCAGAGCAAGCGTTGAACTGTTCAACATGTTCGAACTTCTAAGAAACTGAGAAATACCGACTTCCTTCTTCTCCTCACTTCCCACTATCGCACTGATCTGAAGCCACAGTTGCATAGTTTAGTGGAATGGAAGTGCTGAAAAGTAGCCGCTGCATTGTGTTTGTATTCCTTGTGGGTGCATTTTATTGCCAGGTTTCAGCATTGCTCAATCTCACTCTCCCTGGTCAGCACCCGGACCCTGAATCTGTGGCTCAAGATGTTTACAGGCAAGAACTTGCTTCTGGGTTTTGgcttctttttaaatttttcgtgTGGGTTTCAGTTTTAAGTTTCCCCGGTGTCACTTCATCTTCATTTGGCTGTAAAAACTTTAGTTCAAAACTGAAAGCGTTTGTTTACAGTGTTTTGTGGCAATGTGCCTGTTTAGGATGATAGTTCCGGTATCACATCAGTGAAACTTGCATTTCctgaaaatttgtgaattttttgtTCTTTCAAGGTGTCTGAACCATTTTTGGGTTATCCAACTCtgtataacacaaaatatgAGCAGCGGACTGGTGGGATATTTTTACCTTTCTTTGTCTCCACAGTGTTTTACTTATTTGGCTGTTTTAAGCAAAGTTATGAGGATATACAGTCAGTCATCACCTTGAGGTAAGGagattaaaatttattgttattaCACTTAAAATCTTCAACTAAATTCTTGTTGGCGCACGCCCCACGAGAACAAGTTTTTTCTTCTTGATCTGTGTGGTCTTCCATGTCAGACATCTTCTGTGTCTTTGGATCTTTACACTTGCTTGAATTCAATTCGTGTATACTTTTAAGCTAGAGTGTGGTCCTCCATCAACTTTTCAGTTTTCTGTTGCATGCCATGGAATCCTATGCGTGTCGTCTTTCATAAATTGACTACTGACAAGTAAATATAAATGTTTACTCTTATTTATATCTTATATTGGAGACACTGAAAGGATTTTCTTGACATTAAGTCCTACAGAAGAGTTAATGAATCTATGTCAAGAAGACAAATGCTATCCTACACCAGCAGTGAGCAGTCATCCACTTGCTTCACAGGCAATCCCATGGATGATTGCTGGCGTTGCGACCCCAACTGGCAGCTCAACCGTCAAAGGCTTGCAGATTGCGCCATTGGGTTCGGTCAATATGCCCTTGGTGGCAAAGGGGGACGTTACTATGTCGTGACAGATTCATCAGACCACGATGCGGTCAACCCAAAGCCGGGAACCCTTCGCTATGCGGTCATTCAAACCGAACCTCTGTGGATTGTTTTTCCCAGCAATATGCTCATTCATCTCTCCCAAGAGCTGATTTTCAACTCCTACAAGACTCTAGACGGCCGGGGAGCAAACGTGCATATAACCGGGGGCGGATGCATCACATTGcaatatataaacaatgtcATCATTCATAATATACACATACACCATTGCTACCAATCGGGGGAGACGAATGTTAGGTCGAGCCCAACACACTATGGGTGGCGTACACTGTCAGACGGTGATGGGATCTCAATATTTGGATCAAGGGACATTTGGATCGATCATTGCTCGTTGTCAAATTGTAAAGACGGCTTGATTGATGCAATCATGGGATCCACTGCAATCACCATATCTAACAGCATTTTTTCTCACCATAACAAGGTGATATTATTAGGCCACAGTGACAATCACTTGCCTGATTCTGGGATGCAAGTGACCATAGCTTTTAACCATTTTGGTAAAAAACTAATCCAGAGGATGCCAAGGTGTAGAAGGGGATACATACATGTAGTAAACAACGACTTCACGAGGTGGGAAATGTATGCGATTGGAGGGAGTGCGAGTCCTACTATCAATAGCCAAGGAAACCGCTACATCGCCTCTTTCGATAACGATGCAAAGGAGGTAATATAACCGTCTTTTGCTTCATGAAAAACATCAATTCAAATTGGAAGAGCTCTTTATGAAACTTTTCAGAGGATTACATATTCCAAGATCATTTTCTCGCATCCATGATGTTGAACTAATTTGGTGTTGTAGGTTACAAAACGGTTGGATACTTCGGATGAAGAATGGATGAATTGGAATTGGAGGAGTGAAGGAGATATAATGGTGAATGGAGCATTCTTTGTGGCGTCAGGACAAGATGTTGGAGTGAAATATGAAAAGGCTTATAGTGTGGAGCCAAAATCAGCTGCTGATATTGACTTGCTCACGCTCAACGCGGGTGTCCTTCGGAGCAGGTCATTTTACTTATTCTTTCTCACTTTGTTCTCTTTTCCCTGTCTTGCTTTTGCTCTTTTTCTTAAAGAACTGGTCACAAATTTTGTTTGCTTCTCAGATAAAATGCTAAGAGAATCCTATGTGCAATCTTACAAACATTTACAAATTTTGAACAAGAACCAGATTATCTCCGCAGATAATACCCATTGGTTGGCTTTAAAACCACTTTTCATGCTTTGGATCCATGAGGCAACTCGCGTGAGCAAGTCTTGCTTACATCCTTTACTAAGGGAGCACATTTTCAATTTGTCCATAAGACGAGAGCCATGTCTCCTTACATCCTTTACTAAGGGAGCACACATAACATAGTACCAAGTCATCGTTCAAAATGTTATACCTAACTTGATTTTTCTATCAGCAGGGGTAACAAACTGGTTAAGTGGACAGGAGATGGTTCTGGAGCTGATTTTGATTCAAATTCCGACGGGTTTGACGACTATGATGACTACTCGGAGAGCAAGAAGCGTTACACTAATAACTCTATCCTGACCACTTTTCTAACGATCTTGACGATCTTTTTATTTCTACATGACACTACAACTTCCCTTATATAGTGGAAGCCATGTAATGACTATGGGAGAAGCCTTAGTATGGTTTCCTTCCTGCATTTTAGTTGTGATATTTAGCTTTACTAATTTGAAGAAATTTTCTACaacaaacccaaaaatcaaaattgaagAAGAGTGGATTTGGGATCTGGTTGTCACGGGCGCAAACATTTCAAGTTCATATACGATCTTTGCCAATCAACTCTGCCCCTAAAAGTAAATCACTAAACAGAGCCTCGATTTAATgggaaaaatattcaaatttcataCATGTGGAACAAAATATTAAACTCTCAAAACGCACTTAGATCACCTCAGCTGGCTCTACCGCTGTTGAATTGTGTCTTGTATGGACAGAAGAACGTCAGATAATAAAATCTAGAAATGTGTCCACAAAAAAATGGAAGTAGCAATGAAACTGGAGCAGTTGAAATATCGAATGAGATAAGACTATTTAAGTGAAACTATACATAGTTGAGACTTTCATATTGTTACATCCGAAGAAACCAAGATTGAAACTCAAGccatttcaagaaaaatatttctaaCAATCAATAAATGATTTGTTCATCATATCTACTGCTGAATCCATGAACTGGTTAGTTAGTGTTAAACGCGTCTTTTATGGTTTTTCactttgtttttgttatttgcAATGTTACTCTTCTCAAGACATGTTTTCTCATTTCAGCTCTTAAAAAACGGTTGCCAAACAGCCATCATATATTCCATTGCGTACGTTACTCTAAGGTAGATCGTGTTCTAAATCTTCTGTTTGTTGTCTGATTACTACAAAAAATG
This sequence is a window from Primulina huaijiensis isolate GDHJ02 chromosome 13, ASM1229523v2, whole genome shotgun sequence. Protein-coding genes within it:
- the LOC140956355 gene encoding carbonic anhydrase Nec1-like isoform X1, with translation MKAIYCNVLVFLILFGAKSVNAQEVDDEREFDYSKHGEKGPRKWGQIKQEWDACSNGTMQSPIDLSSERVQIILKPEKKNYKAAHAIIKNRGHDVQIEWIGDGGWTSINGDDYRLRYAHWHSPSEHTVNGRSYDMELHLVHLNTNPNVGNYKIAVVGVLYKIGRADQFISRLMTDISSMTDKRNATKDLGTIDPNDINTQSKR
- the LOC140956347 gene encoding probable pectate lyase 12 isoform X1, encoding MEVLKSSRCIVFVFLVGAFYCQVSALLNLTLPGQHPDPESVAQDVYRRVNESMSRRQMLSYTSSEQSSTCFTGNPMDDCWRCDPNWQLNRQRLADCAIGFGQYALGGKGGRYYVVTDSSDHDAVNPKPGTLRYAVIQTEPLWIVFPSNMLIHLSQELIFNSYKTLDGRGANVHITGGGCITLQYINNVIIHNIHIHHCYQSGETNVRSSPTHYGWRTLSDGDGISIFGSRDIWIDHCSLSNCKDGLIDAIMGSTAITISNSIFSHHNKVILLGHSDNHLPDSGMQVTIAFNHFGKKLIQRMPRCRRGYIHVVNNDFTRWEMYAIGGSASPTINSQGNRYIASFDNDAKEVTKRLDTSDEEWMNWNWRSEGDIMVNGAFFVASGQDVGVKYEKAYSVEPKSAADIDLLTLNAGVLRSRGNKLVKWTGDGSGADFDSNSDGFDDYDDYSESKKRYTNNSILTTFLTILTIFLFLHDTTTSLI
- the LOC140956347 gene encoding probable pectate lyase 12 isoform X3, whose protein sequence is MEVLKSSRCIVFVFLVGAFYCQVSALLNLTLPGQHPDPESVAQDSYRRVNESMSRRQMLSYTSSEQSSTCFTGNPMDDCWRCDPNWQLNRQRLADCAIGFGQYALGGKGGRYYVVTDSSDHDAVNPKPGTLRYAVIQTEPLWIVFPSNMLIHLSQELIFNSYKTLDGRGANVHITGGGCITLQYINNVIIHNIHIHHCYQSGETNVRSSPTHYGWRTLSDGDGISIFGSRDIWIDHCSLSNCKDGLIDAIMGSTAITISNSIFSHHNKRMPRCRRGYIHVVNNDFTRWEMYAIGGSASPTINSQGNRYIASFDNDAKEVTKRLDTSDEEWMNWNWRSEGDIMVNGAFFVASGQDVGVKYEKAYSVEPKSAADIDLLTLNAGVLRSRGNKLVKWTGDGSGADFDSNSDGFDDYDDYSESKKRYTNNSILTTFLTILTIFLFLHDTTTSLI
- the LOC140956355 gene encoding carbonic anhydrase Nec1-like isoform X2 — encoded protein: MKAIYCNVLVFLILFGAKSVNAQEVDDEREFDYSKHGEKGPRKWGQIKQEWDACSNGTMQSPIDLSSERVQIILKPEKKNYKAAHAIIKNRGHDVQIEWIGDGGWTSINGDDYRLRYAHWHSPSEHTVNGRSYDMELHLVHLNTNPNVGNYKIAVVGVLYKIGRADQFISRIYPR
- the LOC140956347 gene encoding probable pectate lyase 12 isoform X2; its protein translation is MEVLKSSRCIVFVFLVGAFYCQVSALLNLTLPGQHPDPESVAQDSYRRVNESMSRRQMLSYTSSEQSSTCFTGNPMDDCWRCDPNWQLNRQRLADCAIGFGQYALGGKGGRYYVVTDSSDHDAVNPKPGTLRYAVIQTEPLWIVFPSNMLIHLSQELIFNSYKTLDGRGANVHITGGGCITLQYINNVIIHNIHIHHCYQSGETNVRSSPTHYGWRTLSDGDGISIFGSRDIWIDHCSLSNCKDGLIDAIMGSTAITISNSIFSHHNKVILLGHSDNHLPDSGMQVTIAFNHFGKKLIQRMPRCRRGYIHVVNNDFTRWEMYAIGGSASPTINSQGNRYIASFDNDAKEVTKRLDTSDEEWMNWNWRSEGDIMVNGAFFVASGQDVGVKYEKAYSVEPKSAADIDLLTLNAGVLRSRGNKLVKWTGDGSGADFDSNSDGFDDYDDYSESKKRYTNNSILTTFLTILTIFLFLHDTTTSLI